Proteins encoded by one window of Blautia luti:
- a CDS encoding MFS transporter, with protein MNKKQKYTFISLMLASTVAAYAQYQMNVFSIDLITAYQISASRFAFLFTAPMLPAIFLSIPLGKLSDKIGYRNAIQLGLAFTILGLTGRIFAESYSTLWICMAFSGASSITLFVNSARVLEEVVPAEKSVLFMGIYTTASMLAQTFATATSAVLYSTLQKAYVGALVYAVVITVIWAGNYCIEKENAENTEFRNADRSSEQKGKFSEVLSCKGIWFTAISLFCILGATITLNTFLPAALMEIHGFSKSQAGTVASMISFGNMFGAVIGPVLYRKLKKFSRLIFLFGGISIIGCIEGWMLHEQILMIIIYFITGIAIGGAMPIYFTMPIRLREISSDNISTAGGLITTFQLGGAVIVPSYMIAPIAGNNYSEIFILTAVVIAIAVGLGVLLEKELVKL; from the coding sequence TTGAATAAAAAACAGAAATATACATTTATAAGTCTTATGCTGGCATCTACTGTTGCTGCTTATGCTCAATATCAGATGAATGTGTTTTCGATTGATCTGATAACAGCGTATCAAATATCTGCTTCTCGTTTTGCGTTTTTATTTACTGCACCAATGCTTCCGGCAATTTTTCTGAGCATTCCATTGGGAAAATTGTCTGATAAAATTGGCTATAGAAATGCAATACAGTTGGGACTTGCTTTTACTATATTAGGACTTACAGGTCGTATTTTTGCAGAAAGTTATTCTACACTATGGATTTGTATGGCATTTAGTGGCGCATCTTCTATTACACTGTTTGTTAATAGCGCAAGAGTATTGGAAGAAGTAGTTCCTGCAGAAAAATCAGTTTTATTTATGGGAATATATACTACGGCCAGTATGCTTGCGCAGACTTTTGCAACTGCAACATCTGCAGTTTTGTATTCAACATTACAAAAAGCTTATGTTGGAGCATTAGTATACGCAGTTGTAATTACTGTTATATGGGCAGGGAACTATTGTATAGAGAAAGAAAATGCTGAAAATACAGAATTCAGAAATGCAGATAGATCTTCAGAGCAAAAAGGAAAATTTTCGGAAGTTCTGAGCTGCAAAGGTATCTGGTTTACTGCAATCAGTTTATTCTGTATTCTGGGAGCGACTATTACATTAAATACATTTCTTCCAGCAGCACTTATGGAAATTCATGGATTTTCTAAATCGCAGGCAGGTACTGTTGCATCTATGATATCATTTGGAAATATGTTTGGTGCAGTTATAGGGCCCGTTTTGTATCGAAAGTTAAAGAAATTTTCAAGACTTATCTTTTTATTTGGAGGAATTTCTATTATAGGATGTATTGAGGGATGGATGCTTCATGAACAAATCCTTATGATAATTATATATTTTATTACAGGGATTGCTATTGGAGGTGCAATGCCAATTTATTTTACAATGCCGATTAGATTAAGAGAAATTTCATCTGATAATATTTCTACAGCAGGAGGGTTGATTACAACATTTCAGTTAGGTGGAGCGGTAATAGTTCCATCTTATATGATTGCTCCAATTGCAGGAAATAATTATTCAGAAATTTTTATCCTGACTGCAGTTGTGATTGCAATTGCTGTTGGATTGGGTGTATTGCTTGAAAAAGAACTGGTTAAATTGTAG
- a CDS encoding NmrA family NAD(P)-binding protein, which translates to MKKILLNGVDGNFGGKSAGILLEKYPHEDLIFTAPREKALKKYKEMGIETRVADFNNAETLVETFKGADTVVLISMPFVGSKRRAAHKTAIDAAVRAGVKKLVYTSIVGAGEKDINTYEVNDHVWTENYIKEQPIHYLILRDSQYAEAMVSSFVEAYERTNGVLANNMGEGKMAFISRDDCATAAAYAAMSEDIDKVLNINGAELLTIADFLEIASEVTGKKVVYKYITDDEMYAYFDSIGVPRTTEEMWADTAKNFPFCSDGMVTFGKAIRQNQMSVYTNDFEKLTGRKPLFVRQIFEDFSNHLIGNRTSTDN; encoded by the coding sequence ATGAAAAAAATATTGCTTAATGGTGTTGATGGAAATTTCGGAGGAAAATCTGCCGGAATACTTCTGGAAAAATATCCTCATGAGGATTTGATTTTTACTGCACCAAGAGAAAAAGCACTTAAAAAGTACAAAGAAATGGGAATTGAAACAAGGGTGGCTGATTTTAATAATGCAGAAACTCTTGTGGAAACATTTAAAGGAGCAGATACTGTTGTATTGATTTCCATGCCTTTTGTAGGATCTAAAAGAAGAGCTGCACATAAAACTGCAATTGATGCAGCCGTACGTGCCGGTGTCAAAAAGCTGGTGTATACTTCTATTGTAGGAGCTGGTGAAAAAGATATTAATACATATGAGGTAAATGATCATGTCTGGACAGAAAATTATATCAAAGAACAACCGATACATTATCTGATTCTTCGTGATTCGCAGTATGCCGAGGCAATGGTTTCTTCTTTTGTAGAAGCATATGAGAGAACTAATGGAGTTCTGGCAAATAATATGGGTGAAGGAAAGATGGCGTTTATATCTCGTGACGATTGCGCAACAGCTGCAGCATATGCGGCAATGTCTGAAGATATTGATAAAGTTTTGAATATTAATGGAGCAGAGCTGTTAACAATTGCTGATTTTCTCGAAATTGCCTCAGAAGTAACAGGGAAGAAAGTGGTATATAAATATATTACGGATGATGAGATGTATGCATATTTTGATTCAATCGGAGTGCCCAGAACAACAGAAGAAATGTGGGCTGATACGGCAAAGAATTTTCCGTTTTGTTCTGATGGAATGGTTACTTTCGGGAAAGCAATCCGTCAAAATCAGATGAGTGTTTATACGAATGATTTTGAAAAACTGACAGGCAGAAAACCATTGTTTGTTAGACAGATTTTTGAAGATTTTTCGAATCATCTTATCGGTAACAGGACTTCAACAGATAATTAA